A genomic stretch from Deltaproteobacteria bacterium includes:
- a CDS encoding Smr/MutS family protein — protein sequence MSRQKGKNKLTSPQPQPLPEPQVIPLEDRLDLHTFRPQDLGTLIPEYLELCHRRGLLEVKLIHGKGTGALKARVQAILKRHPLVAGFADADPRGGGWGATLVYLTSESQ from the coding sequence GTGAGCCGGCAAAAAGGAAAAAACAAACTTACCTCACCCCAACCCCAGCCTTTACCTGAACCACAAGTAATTCCCCTGGAGGATCGTCTCGATCTCCACACCTTTCGACCCCAAGACCTGGGCACCTTAATCCCCGAATATCTAGAGCTTTGTCATCGGCGGGGTTTATTGGAGGTCAAACTCATCCACGGCAAGGGCACCGGAGCCTTAAAGGCCCGGGTCCAGGCCATTCTGAAGCGGCATCCGTTGGTGGCCGGCTTTGCTGATGCCGATCCTCGGGGCGGCGGTTGGGGAGCTACCTTGGTCTATCTGACCTCGGAGTCACAGTAA
- a CDS encoding L,D-transpeptidase family protein yields MPFLKLLRFLTLLVCLWCPSTPARPAGPFAYRLPQRPVGIDPQAWTVVGEPQTHHLVRYENMYFIARRYDLGFWELARYHREIDHWYLPWGQDLDIPTRWILPPVPTPQGIIINAAELRLYRFFPDQGQVRTYPIGIGVMDYKTPFRQFRVTAKAENPGWRIPVSLRKKYGMSYMPPGDENPVGSHWLGLSHYGIHGTCYPHGVGRLVSHGCIRLYPEDIAELYQLTPVGTPVQIIYAPVKLGFRDGRIFIEVHKDVYHKIPDMLLYARELIQNHHLENYINWTRFLRAIEEETGAPVDISR; encoded by the coding sequence ATGCCCTTTCTTAAGTTACTCCGCTTTTTAACTTTGTTGGTCTGTCTCTGGTGTCCTTCGACCCCGGCTCGGCCGGCCGGCCCGTTCGCCTATCGCCTGCCCCAAAGGCCAGTGGGCATTGATCCCCAGGCCTGGACGGTGGTGGGTGAGCCCCAGACTCACCATCTGGTCCGGTACGAAAATATGTATTTTATTGCCCGGCGCTATGACCTGGGATTTTGGGAATTAGCCCGGTACCACCGGGAAATAGACCACTGGTATCTGCCCTGGGGGCAGGATCTGGACATTCCCACCCGCTGGATTCTCCCCCCAGTGCCGACGCCGCAAGGAATCATTATTAACGCCGCGGAATTGCGCCTCTACCGCTTCTTCCCGGATCAGGGCCAGGTCAGAACCTACCCTATCGGCATCGGGGTCATGGACTATAAGACTCCCTTCCGCCAGTTTCGGGTTACCGCCAAGGCTGAAAATCCTGGCTGGCGAATCCCCGTTTCCCTCCGGAAAAAATATGGCATGTCCTATATGCCGCCGGGTGATGAAAACCCGGTCGGCAGCCATTGGCTAGGGTTATCGCATTACGGCATCCACGGCACCTGTTATCCTCACGGGGTCGGGAGACTGGTGAGTCATGGTTGCATCCGCCTCTATCCCGAGGATATTGCCGAGCTATACCAGCTGACCCCGGTCGGCACCCCGGTGCAAATCATCTATGCTCCGGTGAAATTGGGCTTTCGGGATGGTCGCATCTTCATCGAAGTTCATAAAGATGTCTACCATAAAATTCCCGATATGCTGCTGTACGCCCGGGAACTGATCCAAAACCACCACCTGGAGAACTATATCAACTGGACCCGTTTCCTGCGAGCTATCGAAGAAGAGACCGGGGCGCCGGTGGATATCAGTCGGTAA
- a CDS encoding amidohydrolase family protein: MLDVHTHIFPDPVIRHREDFFADEPAFRWLYDSPRARLISAAELVAAMAAEGVQRSVTFGFPWRQERLWRLQNDTVLEAMQRYPQQLIGFCCVNPLESGAAREVERCLAAGCRGVGELAFYIEAPGSELVSALAPLADLCQGYRVPLMLHTNEPIGHSYPGKSPVGLEEIYGVVRAFPDLNLILAHWGGGLLFFGLLKKEVPEALKNVYFDTAASPYLYHPQIYRLAAEIVGPEKILFGSDYPLLPPSRYLAEMQEAGITAEVQQMITRQNMERLLGL, translated from the coding sequence ATCCTGGACGTGCATACGCATATCTTTCCTGATCCGGTGATCCGTCACCGGGAAGATTTCTTTGCTGATGAGCCGGCCTTTCGCTGGCTGTATGACTCACCCCGGGCCCGATTAATCAGCGCCGCTGAACTGGTGGCCGCCATGGCCGCCGAAGGGGTGCAGCGCTCCGTCACCTTTGGCTTTCCCTGGCGGCAGGAGCGGCTCTGGCGTCTGCAAAATGACACGGTGCTGGAGGCCATGCAGCGCTACCCGCAGCAGCTCATCGGCTTCTGTTGTGTCAACCCCTTGGAATCCGGAGCCGCCCGGGAGGTCGAACGTTGTCTGGCCGCGGGCTGCCGCGGGGTGGGAGAATTGGCCTTTTATATCGAAGCTCCGGGCTCAGAGCTGGTATCCGCCTTGGCTCCCCTTGCTGACCTCTGCCAGGGCTACCGGGTCCCCCTGATGCTCCATACCAATGAACCCATCGGCCACTCTTACCCAGGTAAAAGTCCGGTCGGTCTGGAAGAAATCTATGGCGTGGTGCGCGCCTTCCCTGACCTGAACCTGATTCTGGCACACTGGGGCGGCGGCCTGCTGTTCTTTGGTCTGCTCAAAAAAGAGGTGCCGGAAGCCCTAAAAAATGTCTATTTTGACACGGCCGCGTCCCCCTATCTCTATCATCCGCAAATTTACCGCTTGGCGGCAGAAATCGTTGGACCGGAAAAGATCCTGTTCGGCAGTGATTACCCCCTGCTGCCACCGTCTCGTTATCTGGCCGAAATGCAAGAGGCCGGGATTACCGCTGAGGTGCAACAGATGATCACCCGCCAGAATATGGAGCGCTTGTTAGGGCTCTGA
- a CDS encoding endonuclease/exonuclease/phosphatase family protein translates to MRVMTFNLRFETAEDGPFQWKYRKELVLETIWAYQPDLIGTQEGTVPQLDYLTAHLTGYLPFVAHRHIDPTCQYPTIFYRAQNMVPGPGTEFWLSTTPGVHRSKDWGSAFPRMVTFGQFREIDRDQWFYFADTHLDHISEPARLMGARIIQEYFAQVGQPTILAGDFNDHPGSEVHRLLVEDGSPFRDTWTLLNRPEAEITTQHKFTGELFGHRIDWVLITPPFRVREAMIITYNVNGRYPSDHFPYLVDLEY, encoded by the coding sequence ATGCGAGTCATGACCTTTAACCTGCGCTTTGAAACAGCTGAGGACGGCCCTTTTCAATGGAAATACCGCAAGGAGCTGGTGCTGGAGACCATTTGGGCCTATCAGCCGGATCTAATCGGCACCCAGGAAGGCACCGTGCCGCAGTTAGATTATCTAACCGCCCACCTGACCGGCTATCTACCCTTTGTAGCGCATCGCCACATTGATCCAACCTGTCAGTATCCCACTATTTTCTATCGTGCCCAGAACATGGTCCCGGGGCCGGGAACGGAATTTTGGTTATCAACAACCCCAGGGGTGCATCGCAGTAAAGATTGGGGCAGCGCCTTTCCCCGGATGGTTACTTTTGGCCAGTTCCGGGAGATTGATCGGGACCAGTGGTTTTATTTTGCCGACACTCATTTGGACCATATCTCGGAGCCGGCCCGATTGATGGGAGCCCGGATAATTCAGGAATATTTTGCCCAAGTCGGTCAGCCGACTATTCTGGCCGGGGATTTCAATGATCACCCCGGCTCTGAGGTGCATCGGCTGCTGGTCGAGGACGGCAGTCCATTTCGGGACACCTGGACTTTGCTGAATCGCCCCGAAGCAGAGATTACCACTCAGCATAAATTTACCGGCGAACTTTTCGGCCACCGGATTGATTGGGTGCTGATTACTCCACCGTTTAGGGTGAGGGAGGCCATGATTATTACCTATAACGTCAATGGCCGCTACCCCTCTGATCACTTTCCGTATCTGGTGGATTTAGAATATTGA
- a CDS encoding HD domain-containing protein, which translates to MTDLKELRDELDRQEDAWLSPYATRSRQAIRRQYEERIDYGHRQNFAVDTDRILHSRAYTRYIDKTQVFYLIDHDQISHRVLHVQLLSKIARTIGRFLRLNDDLLEAIALGHDIGHPPFGHDGEDILSRLCQAHGIGHFVHSVQGVRFLDRVEKGGRGLNLSLQVLDGILSHDGESHLERLAPDREKTFAQLQREIDMKLADPEINLKPMTLEGCVVRLADTISYIGRDLEDAILLNLVRREDLPPLVQTQLGQTNGTIVYSLVSDLIENSFNKNYVCYSPEIGAALRQLREFNYQRIYNNPRIKVETGKIEKLFGALFDRFLQDLEQEQRQSPIWVDFLAQMQPVYWEASQPAEIVRDFLASMTDAYFLRQCQELFFPQPLPARFA; encoded by the coding sequence ATGACCGATTTAAAGGAATTACGGGATGAGTTAGATCGCCAGGAAGATGCCTGGCTATCGCCCTATGCCACCCGCAGCCGTCAGGCCATCCGGCGGCAATATGAAGAGCGGATTGATTATGGTCACCGGCAGAATTTTGCCGTGGATACCGACCGCATTCTCCACTCCCGGGCCTACACCCGATATATTGATAAAACCCAGGTATTTTATCTGATCGATCATGACCAGATCAGTCACCGGGTCTTGCATGTGCAGCTGCTGTCCAAAATCGCTCGGACCATTGGGCGATTTTTACGTCTCAATGATGATCTCTTGGAGGCCATTGCTTTGGGCCATGATATTGGCCATCCGCCCTTTGGCCATGACGGTGAAGACATCCTCAGCCGCTTGTGCCAGGCCCACGGCATCGGTCATTTTGTCCACAGTGTCCAGGGGGTGCGCTTTTTGGATCGGGTTGAAAAAGGGGGGCGGGGTCTGAACCTTTCCTTGCAGGTTTTGGACGGCATCCTCAGTCATGATGGCGAAAGTCACCTGGAACGCCTGGCCCCGGACCGGGAGAAAACTTTTGCCCAACTCCAGAGGGAAATCGACATGAAACTGGCGGATCCGGAGATAAACCTCAAGCCCATGACTCTGGAAGGCTGTGTGGTGCGTTTGGCCGACACCATCAGTTATATCGGGCGGGATTTAGAAGACGCTATCCTGTTGAACCTGGTGCGTCGTGAGGATTTACCACCGCTAGTCCAGACCCAGCTTGGTCAGACCAACGGTACTATAGTTTATTCTCTGGTTTCCGATCTTATTGAAAACAGCTTTAACAAGAATTATGTCTGTTACAGTCCGGAAATCGGGGCGGCGCTGCGCCAACTCAGGGAGTTCAACTATCAGCGTATTTACAATAATCCCCGCATCAAGGTGGAAACCGGCAAGATCGAGAAACTCTTTGGCGCTCTGTTTGACCGATTTCTACAGGATCTGGAGCAGGAGCAGCGGCAGTCGCCGATCTGGGTGGATTTTTTGGCTCAGATGCAGCCGGTCTATTGGGAAGCCAGTCAGCCGGCCGAAATCGTCCGGGATTTCCTGGCCTCTATGACCGATGCCTATTTTCTGCGGCAATGTCAGGAACTCTTTTTCCCGCAGCCGCTGCCGGCGCGTTTTGCCTGA
- a CDS encoding L,D-transpeptidase family protein — translation MGRRLIGSLLLIWLFGVGGSAALAAPWDVEVQPLYQQVTGSTEEYSVKKGDQLSQIARQKGVRWRVLARRNNLPQKPRLRPGMTLTITNTHIIPKELDHGLVINIPELRLYRFDQGNFQRHYTLAVGRRTWQTPTGEFEIINKVRNPTWLVPPSIQREMAANGREVLTSVPPGPKNPLGSYWLATSAPGVGIHATPRPWTVGHFASHGCIRMLAEEIAELFEHVEIGTPVKIIYRPFKIAVTQDRRVYLEVHPDIYRKGLDSITGVEDLIKRHHLEDLVNWKRVYEVIRDKEGIAEDITRKDPSDTVIGQNVPSGQKKTPVSNLPES, via the coding sequence ATGGGCCGCCGATTAATCGGGAGTCTATTATTAATCTGGCTGTTTGGGGTTGGGGGAAGCGCGGCGCTAGCGGCTCCGTGGGATGTCGAGGTTCAGCCGCTCTACCAACAGGTCACTGGAAGTACCGAGGAATATTCTGTAAAAAAGGGGGATCAACTAAGTCAGATCGCCCGTCAGAAAGGGGTCCGCTGGCGGGTCTTGGCTCGTCGCAATAATCTTCCTCAAAAACCGCGGTTGCGTCCCGGAATGACCCTGACCATTACCAATACTCATATTATACCCAAAGAATTAGACCATGGACTGGTCATCAACATACCGGAATTGAGGCTTTATCGTTTTGATCAGGGCAATTTTCAAAGACATTATACCCTGGCGGTAGGCCGCCGCACCTGGCAAACCCCTACCGGTGAATTCGAGATTATCAATAAAGTCCGGAATCCCACCTGGCTGGTGCCACCCTCTATCCAGCGGGAGATGGCGGCCAATGGGCGAGAGGTGCTGACTTCGGTCCCCCCCGGTCCGAAAAACCCTCTGGGTTCTTACTGGCTGGCCACCTCTGCCCCGGGAGTGGGGATTCATGCCACTCCCCGACCCTGGACGGTAGGACATTTTGCCTCCCATGGCTGCATCCGCATGCTGGCGGAGGAAATTGCCGAGCTGTTTGAGCATGTAGAGATCGGTACCCCAGTAAAAATCATCTACCGGCCCTTCAAAATTGCTGTCACCCAAGACCGGCGGGTGTATTTGGAGGTGCACCCCGATATTTATCGCAAGGGCCTAGATTCCATTACCGGGGTGGAGGACCTGATCAAAAGACATCATCTGGAAGATTTGGTGAATTGGAAGCGGGTCTATGAAGTTATCAGAGACAAAGAGGGCATTGCTGAGGATATTACCCGAAAAGACCCTTCCGATACCGTCATTGGCCAGAACGTACCGTCGGGTCAGAAAAAAACCCCGGTTTCCAACTTGCCAGAATCTTGA